From Pulveribacter suum, a single genomic window includes:
- a CDS encoding NUDIX hydrolase: MSGQHAPDWARAARKRAHAGAARPRLPLLLGQSTIGSVATGLLDEIGLQPLCSKRWQLSKVKQDRGAAWQLEGGDATQALNALAQALRAAGRCGPWRDEQVAVCDAQGVRQASVERGAVRVLGIATQAVHLVGLDASGERLWLQQRSRTKATHPLAWDTLMGGLVSAADDIDTALARETWEEAGLRLAQLAGLQRGGTERGTRPSDEGGPGCGWMDERIHWFRAALPAGLQPSNQDGEVERFECLPHAQVQTRLAQGVFTPEAALVLAAFYGW; the protein is encoded by the coding sequence GTGAGCGGGCAGCACGCGCCCGATTGGGCGCGGGCCGCACGCAAGCGCGCTCACGCCGGCGCTGCCCGGCCGCGCCTGCCGCTGCTGCTGGGCCAGAGCACCATCGGCTCGGTCGCGACTGGACTTTTGGATGAAATCGGGCTGCAACCATTGTGTAGCAAGCGCTGGCAGCTATCAAAAGTGAAGCAAGACCGGGGCGCCGCCTGGCAGCTTGAAGGTGGAGACGCCACCCAGGCCCTGAACGCCCTGGCCCAGGCCCTGCGCGCCGCCGGCCGCTGCGGCCCCTGGCGGGACGAGCAGGTGGCCGTGTGCGACGCGCAGGGCGTGCGCCAAGCCAGCGTGGAGCGCGGCGCCGTGCGCGTGCTGGGCATCGCCACGCAGGCGGTGCACCTGGTGGGCCTGGACGCCAGCGGCGAGCGCCTGTGGCTGCAGCAGCGCTCGCGCACCAAGGCCACGCACCCGCTGGCCTGGGACACGCTGATGGGCGGCCTGGTCAGCGCCGCCGACGACATCGACACCGCCCTGGCGCGCGAGACCTGGGAGGAGGCCGGACTGCGGCTGGCCCAGCTGGCCGGCCTGCAGCGCGGCGGCACCGAGCGCGGCACCCGGCCCAGCGACGAAGGCGGGCCCGGCTGCGGCTGGATGGACGAGCGCATCCACTGGTTTCGCGCCGCCCTGCCCGCCGGCCTGCAGCCGAGCAACCAGGACGGCGAGGTCGAGCGCTTCGAATGCCTGCCCCACGCCCAGGTGCAGACCCGCCTGGCGCAGGGCGTTTTCACGCCCGAGGCGGCGCTGGTGCTGGCCGCGTTCTACGGCTGGTAG
- a CDS encoding quinone oxidoreductase family protein, whose protein sequence is MTRAIQIRQHGGPEELELTDVPVSEPAAGQVRIRHRAIGLNFIDVYHRTGLYPLPMPATIGMEGAGVIEAVGEGVTHLQVGDRAAYASMPPGSYCEARVMPAMNVCKLPDAISFETGAAMMLKGLTAQYLLKKTLPVEGLQPGDHVLFHAAAGGVGLIACQWARVLGLQLIATAGSDEKCQLALANGAAHAINYRTEDFAARVKDITGGRGVKVVYDSVGKDTWDQSLDCLRPFGLMASFGNASGPVPPFAPGALGAKGSLYVTRQTLFSHISSRQATQAMADDLFAVVASGQVKIHMAQRYALADVQQAHRDLEARKTTGSTILTLP, encoded by the coding sequence ATGACCCGCGCCATCCAGATCCGCCAGCACGGCGGCCCCGAAGAACTCGAGCTGACCGACGTGCCCGTGAGCGAGCCGGCCGCAGGCCAGGTGCGCATCCGCCACCGGGCCATCGGCCTGAACTTCATCGACGTGTACCACCGCACGGGGCTGTACCCGCTCCCCATGCCCGCCACCATCGGCATGGAGGGCGCGGGCGTCATCGAGGCGGTGGGCGAGGGCGTCACGCACCTGCAGGTGGGCGACCGCGCGGCCTACGCCAGCATGCCGCCGGGCAGCTATTGCGAGGCGCGTGTGATGCCCGCCATGAACGTGTGCAAGCTGCCGGACGCCATCAGCTTCGAGACCGGCGCGGCCATGATGCTCAAGGGCCTGACGGCGCAGTACCTCTTGAAGAAAACCCTGCCGGTGGAGGGCCTGCAGCCCGGCGACCACGTCTTGTTCCACGCCGCGGCCGGCGGCGTGGGCCTGATCGCCTGCCAGTGGGCGCGCGTGCTGGGCCTGCAGCTGATCGCCACGGCCGGCTCGGACGAGAAGTGCCAGCTGGCGCTGGCCAACGGCGCGGCCCACGCCATCAATTACCGCACCGAGGACTTCGCCGCGCGCGTCAAGGACATCACCGGCGGGCGCGGCGTGAAGGTGGTCTATGACTCCGTGGGCAAGGACACCTGGGACCAGTCGCTCGATTGCCTGCGCCCCTTCGGCCTGATGGCCAGCTTCGGCAACGCCTCGGGGCCCGTGCCGCCGTTCGCGCCGGGCGCGCTGGGCGCCAAGGGCTCGCTGTACGTCACGCGCCAGACGCTGTTCTCGCACATCAGCTCGCGCCAGGCCACGCAGGCCATGGCCGACGACCTGTTCGCGGTGGTGGCCAGCGGCCAGGTGAAGATCCACATGGCGCAGCGCTATGCGCTGGCCGACGTGCAGCAGGCGCACCGCGACCTGGAGGCGCGCAAGACCACCGGCTCGACCATCCTGACGCTGCCGTGA
- a CDS encoding DMT family transporter, with the protein MSSNRAPLTLSTALLLATAPLMWAGNAVVGRLVHTLVAPVALNFLRWLLAFALLAPLAWRVLRPHSGLWPHWRRYCLLGLLGIGSYNALQYMALQTSTPLNVTLVGAGVPIWMLTIGALFFGAPVSRRQVAGALASVAGVLLVLSRGSWQELLALRLVPGDLYMVLATLAWALYSWLLVRTSEPADVRADWAGFLLAQMVFGLMWSGAFAGVEWSLGVRRFEWGWGLAAALAFIAIGPAILAYRCWGLGVQRAGPVMGGFFINLTPLFAALLSAAFLGEAPRAYHAAAFALIVGGIVVSSRRS; encoded by the coding sequence ATGAGTTCCAACCGCGCCCCCCTCACCCTGTCCACCGCCCTGCTGCTGGCCACCGCGCCGCTGATGTGGGCCGGCAACGCCGTCGTTGGCCGCCTGGTGCACACCCTGGTCGCGCCGGTGGCGCTGAACTTTCTGCGCTGGCTGCTGGCCTTTGCGCTGCTGGCGCCGCTGGCCTGGCGCGTGCTGCGCCCGCACAGCGGCCTGTGGCCGCACTGGCGCCGCTACTGCCTGCTGGGCCTGCTGGGCATCGGCAGCTACAACGCACTGCAATACATGGCGCTGCAGACCTCCACCCCCCTGAACGTGACGCTGGTGGGCGCGGGCGTGCCGATCTGGATGCTGACCATCGGCGCGCTGTTCTTCGGCGCGCCCGTGTCGCGCCGGCAGGTGGCGGGGGCGCTGGCGTCGGTGGCCGGGGTGCTGCTGGTGCTCTCGCGCGGCAGCTGGCAGGAGCTGCTGGCCCTGCGCCTGGTGCCGGGCGACCTGTACATGGTGCTGGCCACCCTGGCCTGGGCGCTGTACAGCTGGCTGCTGGTGCGCACCAGCGAGCCCGCCGATGTGCGCGCCGACTGGGCGGGCTTCTTGCTGGCGCAGATGGTCTTCGGGCTGATGTGGTCGGGCGCGTTTGCCGGCGTGGAGTGGTCGCTGGGCGTGCGCCGCTTCGAGTGGGGCTGGGGGCTGGCCGCGGCGCTGGCCTTCATCGCCATCGGCCCGGCCATCCTCGCCTATCGCTGCTGGGGCCTGGGCGTGCAGCGGGCCGGGCCGGTGATGGGGGGGTTTTTCATCAACCTCACGCCGCTGTTTGCGGCGCTGCTGTCCGCGGCCTTTTTGGGCGAGGCGCCGCGGGCGTACCACGCGGCGGCTTTTGCGCTGATCGTGGGGGGCATCGTGGTGTCGTCGCGGCGCAGCTGA
- a CDS encoding methyl-accepting chemotaxis protein, with protein sequence MTLRSRMILGMAFVCLIFAIALGVAITGMRSASSRFTTFIEQDQAFLSASSTLYAQGLQMGQALRNVILAPGNEQGYKNLEAAREAFRKELPAARTLAGGDSATAAALERVAQLHQQQSELQQQVVQLAKSDRDAAIELLNAKETPLWRQIRTELLKLIKDRTDAVEQSRSQLSARTGQLFTLSLALAAAALAAGAAVSWWLTRSVIGQLGGEPGHAAAVATSIAEGDLTAHIELAHGGASASLMAAMAQMQRSLSALVQRVREGTDAITTASSEIAAGNADLSSRTESQASALQQTAASMEELTSTVQQNMHNVHRANDLATQASQVAEQGGRVVGQVVDTMAAIHTSARRIVDIIGVIDSIAFQTNILALNAAVEAARAGEQGRGFAVVAAEVRQLAQRSASAAHEIKALIGDSVKQVEAGSQLVDAAGATMGEVVASVTRVKSLMGEITLAGQEQSAGIAQVNQAIVQMDQVTQQNAALVEEAAAAASSMQAQARGLLAVVRTFRLHDGSPPGAPFAQPALARPTA encoded by the coding sequence ATGACGCTGCGCAGCCGCATGATCCTGGGCATGGCTTTCGTGTGCCTGATATTTGCCATCGCCCTGGGCGTGGCCATCACCGGCATGCGCAGCGCCTCCAGCCGCTTCACCACCTTTATCGAACAGGACCAGGCCTTCCTGAGTGCCAGCAGCACGCTGTATGCCCAGGGCCTGCAGATGGGGCAGGCGCTGCGCAACGTCATCCTGGCGCCGGGCAATGAGCAGGGCTACAAGAACCTGGAGGCGGCGCGCGAGGCGTTTCGCAAGGAGCTGCCCGCCGCCCGCACACTGGCTGGCGGCGACAGCGCCACCGCTGCCGCGCTGGAGCGCGTCGCCCAGCTGCACCAGCAGCAGTCCGAGCTGCAGCAGCAGGTCGTGCAGCTGGCCAAGAGCGACCGGGACGCGGCGATCGAGCTGCTCAACGCCAAGGAAACGCCGCTGTGGCGCCAGATCCGCACCGAGCTGCTCAAGCTCATCAAGGACCGCACCGACGCCGTGGAGCAGTCGCGCAGCCAGCTCAGCGCCCGCACCGGCCAGCTGTTCACGCTGAGCCTGGCGCTGGCCGCGGCCGCTCTGGCCGCCGGCGCCGCCGTGTCCTGGTGGCTCACGCGCAGCGTCATCGGGCAGCTGGGCGGCGAGCCCGGCCACGCCGCAGCCGTGGCCACGTCGATCGCCGAGGGCGACCTGACGGCGCACATCGAACTGGCCCACGGCGGCGCCAGCGCCAGCCTGATGGCCGCCATGGCGCAGATGCAGCGCAGCCTGTCGGCGCTGGTGCAGCGGGTGCGCGAAGGCACCGACGCCATCACCACCGCCTCCAGCGAGATCGCCGCGGGCAATGCCGACCTGTCCTCGCGCACCGAGAGCCAGGCCAGCGCCCTGCAGCAGACGGCGGCCTCCATGGAGGAGCTCACCTCCACCGTGCAGCAGAACATGCACAACGTGCACAGGGCCAACGACCTGGCCACGCAGGCCTCGCAGGTGGCCGAACAGGGCGGCCGGGTGGTGGGCCAGGTGGTGGACACCATGGCCGCCATCCACACCTCGGCGCGGCGCATCGTGGACATCATCGGCGTGATCGACTCCATCGCCTTTCAGACCAACATCCTGGCGCTGAACGCGGCGGTGGAAGCGGCGCGCGCCGGCGAGCAGGGCCGGGGCTTTGCCGTGGTGGCCGCCGAGGTGCGCCAGCTGGCCCAGCGCTCCGCGTCCGCGGCGCACGAGATCAAGGCGCTGATCGGCGACTCGGTCAAGCAGGTGGAGGCGGGCAGCCAGCTGGTGGACGCGGCCGGCGCCACCATGGGCGAGGTGGTGGCCAGCGTCACGCGGGTCAAGAGCCTCATGGGCGAGATCACCCTGGCGGGCCAGGAGCAAAGCGCCGGCATCGCCCAGGTCAACCAGGCCATCGTGCAGATGGACCAGGTGACGCAGCAAAACGCCGCGCTGGTGGAAGAGGCCGCAGCGGCGGCCAGCTCCATGCAGGCCCAGGCCCGCGGGCTGCTGGCCGTGGTGCGCACGTTCAGACTGCACGACGGCAGCCCGCCCGGCGCGCCCTTCGCGCAGCCGGCCCTGGCGCGCCCGACCGCCTAG
- a CDS encoding bifunctional diguanylate cyclase/phosphodiesterase: protein MNSAATAAAIAAPGRRAYVLVWGLVVPLVLGLTLAVAALLWSQRSADLAEAEAQLGRFATGAEVGVNRALLALDVLLATLEQVAPAAGSAEGPPARLSGQLLAAMARQNLMVRDVALLDEQGVPLAASVPVERAGAALRLPKDFIAAALAPAVPMLVISDPVVNARSAERVIWVGRALRAPGGGRWLAVAQVPVDALVSLLQQGMPQPQVEVTLERAQGALLVGLAPPQGLVEAERAGGPPLARLAPGSLPSWQGRTRLRGDSGLVATRALMYEDLWITASLPRAAALADWGEQARLIAGAALVLGLTMVLAGVLATVYLRRMHRARAVVAQSKALLDEALGAMVSGFMLLDAQRCVVQWNQRFEEFFPWLSGVVRPGVSFLRVLQTTVHYHRPGATPEDKRAWVDERLRRLQDPHGTLEQRLPSGRCVQVIERPTPEGGLVILYHDVTELRQATAEVEHLAFYDPLTGLPNRRLLLQRIEQACAEAQRAGVHGAVLFIDLDHFKTLNDTLGHETGDELLRQVARRLESGVRAGDVVARLGGDEFVVMLLQLSGDAELAAAQARGVAEQIVALLARPYALAGQVHHGSASLGATLFGAQLQSASEVLKQADIAMYEAKARRGNSLCFFDPSMQVSLNARARLVADLKRALPGNQFLLHLQPQLDQQGRVAGAEALLRWQHPERGLVPPGQFIAVAEDSELIVPIGRWVLDSACQLLARWQHDAALRELCLSVNVSARQFRQPGFVEQVLASLQASGARAHRLELELTESLVLEDVQDSIAKMHQLRTRGVRFAVDDFGTGYSSLAYLTRLPLHRLKIDRSFVQHLGESHSDDVVVQTILGMARNLALEVVAEGVETQQQCDFLTVHGCEVYQGYLFARPLPLAQFEAFVRERAGPAA, encoded by the coding sequence GTGAACAGCGCCGCCACCGCAGCCGCCATCGCCGCGCCCGGGCGCCGGGCCTACGTTCTGGTCTGGGGGCTGGTGGTGCCGCTGGTGCTCGGCCTGACCCTGGCCGTGGCCGCCCTGCTGTGGAGCCAGCGCAGCGCCGACCTGGCCGAGGCCGAGGCACAGCTGGGCCGCTTTGCCACCGGCGCCGAAGTCGGCGTCAACCGCGCCCTGCTGGCGCTGGACGTGCTGCTGGCCACGCTGGAGCAGGTGGCGCCCGCCGCAGGCTCCGCCGAGGGCCCGCCGGCACGCCTGTCCGGCCAGCTGCTGGCGGCCATGGCGCGCCAGAACCTCATGGTGCGCGACGTGGCGCTGCTGGACGAGCAGGGCGTGCCGCTGGCTGCCTCTGTGCCGGTCGAGCGTGCCGGCGCCGCCCTGCGGCTGCCCAAGGACTTCATCGCCGCCGCCCTGGCGCCGGCCGTGCCCATGCTGGTCATCAGCGACCCGGTGGTCAACGCACGCAGCGCCGAGCGGGTGATCTGGGTGGGGCGGGCGCTGCGCGCCCCCGGCGGCGGGCGCTGGCTGGCCGTGGCGCAGGTGCCGGTGGACGCGCTGGTGTCGCTGCTGCAGCAGGGCATGCCGCAGCCGCAGGTGGAAGTCACGCTGGAGCGTGCCCAGGGCGCGTTGCTGGTGGGGCTGGCCCCGCCGCAGGGCCTGGTGGAGGCCGAACGCGCGGGCGGCCCGCCGCTGGCGCGGCTGGCACCGGGGAGCCTGCCGTCCTGGCAGGGCCGCACCCGGCTGCGGGGCGACAGCGGCCTGGTGGCCACGCGCGCGCTGATGTATGAAGACCTGTGGATCACCGCCAGCCTGCCGCGCGCCGCCGCGCTGGCCGACTGGGGCGAGCAGGCGCGCCTGATCGCCGGCGCGGCCCTGGTGCTGGGCCTGACCATGGTGCTGGCCGGGGTGCTGGCCACCGTGTACCTGCGGCGCATGCACCGTGCGCGCGCCGTGGTGGCGCAATCCAAGGCGCTGCTGGACGAGGCGCTGGGCGCCATGGTCAGCGGCTTCATGCTGCTGGACGCGCAGCGCTGCGTGGTGCAGTGGAACCAGCGCTTCGAGGAATTCTTCCCCTGGCTGTCGGGGGTGGTGCGCCCGGGCGTGTCGTTTTTGCGCGTGCTGCAGACCACCGTGCACTACCACCGCCCCGGCGCCACCCCCGAGGACAAGCGCGCCTGGGTGGACGAGCGCCTGCGCCGCCTGCAGGACCCGCACGGCACGCTGGAGCAGCGCCTGCCCAGCGGCCGCTGCGTGCAGGTCATCGAGCGGCCCACGCCCGAGGGCGGCCTGGTCATCCTCTACCACGACGTGACCGAGCTGCGTCAGGCCACCGCCGAGGTGGAGCACCTGGCCTTTTATGACCCGCTGACGGGCCTGCCCAACCGCCGGCTGCTGCTGCAGCGCATCGAGCAGGCCTGCGCCGAGGCGCAGCGCGCCGGCGTGCACGGGGCGGTGCTGTTCATCGACCTGGACCACTTCAAGACGCTCAACGACACCCTGGGCCACGAGACCGGCGACGAGCTGCTGCGCCAGGTGGCGCGCCGGCTCGAGTCCGGCGTGCGCGCCGGCGACGTGGTGGCCCGCCTGGGCGGCGACGAGTTCGTGGTCATGCTGCTGCAGCTGTCCGGCGACGCCGAGCTGGCCGCCGCCCAGGCGCGCGGCGTGGCCGAGCAGATCGTGGCGTTGCTGGCCCGGCCCTACGCGCTGGCCGGCCAGGTGCACCACGGCAGCGCCAGCCTGGGGGCCACGCTCTTTGGCGCCCAGCTGCAGTCGGCCTCCGAGGTGCTCAAGCAAGCCGACATCGCCATGTACGAGGCCAAGGCGCGGCGCGGCAACTCCCTGTGCTTCTTTGACCCCTCCATGCAGGTGAGCCTGAATGCCCGGGCGCGGCTGGTGGCCGACTTGAAGCGCGCGCTGCCCGGCAACCAGTTCCTGCTGCACCTGCAGCCGCAGCTGGACCAGCAGGGCCGGGTGGCCGGCGCCGAGGCGCTGCTGCGCTGGCAGCACCCCGAGCGCGGGCTGGTGCCGCCGGGGCAGTTCATTGCTGTGGCCGAAGACAGCGAGCTCATCGTGCCCATCGGCCGCTGGGTGCTGGACAGCGCCTGCCAGCTGCTGGCCCGCTGGCAGCACGATGCGGCGCTGCGCGAGCTGTGCCTGAGCGTGAACGTCAGCGCACGGCAGTTCCGCCAGCCCGGCTTCGTGGAGCAGGTGCTGGCCAGCCTGCAGGCCAGCGGCGCGCGCGCCCACCGGCTGGAGCTGGAGCTGACCGAGTCGCTGGTGCTGGAGGACGTGCAGGACTCCATCGCCAAGATGCACCAGCTGCGCACGCGCGGGGTGCGCTTCGCGGTGGACGACTTCGGCACGGGCTACTCGTCTCTGGCCTACCTGACGCGGCTGCCGCTGCACCGCCTGAAGATCGACCGCTCCTTCGTGCAGCACCTGGGCGAGAGCCACAGCGACGACGTGGTGGTGCAGACCATCCTGGGCATGGCGCGCAACCTGGCACTTGAAGTCGTGGCCGAAGGCGTGGAGACGCAGCAGCAGTGCGATTTCTTAACGGTGCATGGCTGCGAGGTGTACCAGGGCTACCTGTTTGCCCGGCCCCTGCCGCTGGCGCAGTTCGAGGCCTTCGTGCGCGAGCGGGCCGGCCCGGCGGCCTAG